The window ATTAGCCAACAATTCCTGTAAAGCTTTTCTCTGCCACAAACAATAAACCCTCAGACTTataatcaaacctaaacataGTTGAAAGGGTTAGACGAAcctgactctccacaatggtatgatattgtccactttaagcataagctctcatggctttgctttggacttctctaaaatgtctcgtaccaatgaacagtgtcttctttgtttataaacccatgatcatttccctaaattagatgatgtgggacttttatcatgcaacacctcccctcgaacaaagcacgccttcccttaatcgaggctcgactcctttggagtcttagtcatttttgactgccttcgaggaggcttgactcctttttatttcagagtcctttgttcgacattcgAAGATTTACCAATATGCACGACtaaatttagggcatgactctgataccatgttagacgaacacgactctctatactggtatgatattgtccactttgagcataagctctcatggctttgctttgaactcccccaaaatgcctcataccaatgaaaagtatattctttgtttataaacacatgatcattccctaaattagctgatgtgggactttcatcatccaacacctctcctcgaacaaagcacgcctccccttaatctcaactcgactcctttggagtcttagtcattttttactattggagttttttgttcgacattcgAAGATTTACCAATATGCACGACTAAATTTAGgacatggctctgataccatgttagacgaacacgactctctatactggtatgatattgtccactttgagcataagctttcatccctttgctttggacttccccaaaaggcctcataccaataaagagtgtattctttgtttataaacccttGATCATTCggtaaattagccgatgtgggactttcatcatccaacagaaaGTATAAACTAAAACTCACCTTGTTTGCACTTATGTCTTTGGTTTCACCCTCCGCCGCCGCATCCAAAGGGAGGCACAGCAGCGACTGCATAGCCACTTTGGTGTTTAATAAAGGAAAGCCATGGTTATGAGAACTGGACGGCTCCTTTGGGTTAAATACGTGACACACTATTTTGATGCCATTATTAGTACACCTCCGAGCGTCGTGCTTGTTAACGGTCTCGTTAGGGACGAGGTGAACGGAAGAAGACACGTTGCGTCGGAACGACAACGGGAGTGGCGGTGTTGGGGCGATTCCACGGTGGAGGAGGGCGGTGGAGTTCATGACGGTGGGTGGTGgtggttggttggattgaaatttgaaggcatgaggaaaagggaagaggctttaatttaaatagagggaaatggaagagaatATTTGTGTATtattagaaaagaaagtaaGAGAGTATTTTACTTGAAACATGAGTAAAGGTTGCTGTGCTATGATTTGCAAGGCATCACGattcctttttcatttcctATATTGTATGAAGCACATGAAAAAAGTgaatacttttcttttctatttttattttgaatttcggGTTTAGATCCGCACAACCgtgattcaaatattttccCAACAGGTGTAcacgggttgggttgggttgggttggaaaaatcttttgaatcaACCTGAAATCTCGAGTTGGTTGAGTTGATGATCCAATCAACAACCTGAATGAAGtttacaatccaacccaactctcgGGTTAGCTTGAGTAACCATCCCGACCCGCttgggttaggttgagttgggttgttgaggtacgtcaaatattcttaatcttcataataatttaaaagtaaaatagggtatagggttggattgagttgtaAAATACCATATTTTCAGGACCCAACCCTCGGGTTAGGTTGGATTCAACCCTCGGGTTCGGTTGAGTTGTGTTGTAATACCCTATTTTCAGGACCCAACCCTCTtcgattttccaaaaattcaacaCAATCCCatcgaaaaaaatctaacccaactcaatttttatagttttggTTGAGTTGTTGGATCGGGTTAGGTTGAGTTCAACACAATCCCATCGAGaaaaatctaactcaactcaatcttTATAGTTTTGGCTGAGTTGTTGGATGGGTCGAGTTCTCGAATTATATGAACACTCCtaacttttttcaaaaaaaaaaaaaaaaaaaatcaacgtCTTTTATACTCGAATTTAtcgtgtatttttttaataaagaaattcaatataaTTGGCAATGTTACGTAAAAATGGAAGGGTATAAGTTTTGTGCTTTTCGTTTTGCATGGCACGAGAGATCTTTGTCAATTGGTCCATGTCTTGGAAACGTAAAGTCATGATAATActttaaacaacaaaaacaaatatgcCTCGTGACATTAACTGTTTATATACTTTCAactttattctattttcatattttgtcatttaaacttaattttttaacatataAATCTCCAATATATCGGGTACAAACGTACTatttacgttttttttttcttctttgttgaTTTTTGGTACAACAAGCTTCCGGTAGCCCATAGTTAGGTCTAGGGGTACGTTAATGAGCCCGCTTGGTGGGTTCATGCGCATCTCTGTGAACCATTGGTAGATATGTACTATGCATCTAATCCAacccagaaaagaaagtaaagtCCAAGGAACAATCATGAGAGTTAGGTCATATCAGTTACGATACGTGTTGTATGCGGTTATATTCCTCGACCCTAATAGTGGGATCAGTTacagaatatttttaaatactcatcCTGTTTAACATTTGTTCACGTAAAAGCAAATGTCTCATGTATAGATAACGACCTTAGCCGGAGAGGTCATGTAATGGAGTCATTGATAGTTAGATACGGTATTTGTATTATAGTCTCATTATTAGGATAATTTAGtagtgtttttaatttttcgtgCACGTAGCCTTGACATGCATGTAGTAacagttttattttttaaaattaccatGGTCGATACTATAGTACACTTTATCAGATCAATTCTCATGGATAATCCTCCGTCCAAAGATAtaagttaaaaaatgtttatcactgaaatcaatgaaagtctcacgtgaaaatttaacttttttagtTCACTGTAGGGAAGATTCAAACCTttgactttttaattaaaaatttacgtCTTAATCAATGTAGCTATATATGCATTTGTAATACCCGAGCCTCGACAAGAGATTAAACActcaacttttcttttaaagttcaaacttccaagttttcaaaaatataaatgaaaatagcaaacaattaaaaaaaatggttaaagtCAACCCATAggtattttggttattttttttccctcgtCTTATTAAGCACGTGCAGATAGGTCAATTGAGAGgctaggaaaaaaaaaaaaaccctagaaagagaaaaggaataTATCCCCGTTCCAACTCCAATTTCAACCACGAGGAGTCCGATTCCGACTAAGGTCATTCATAGAATTTGCTTAGAAGCCCTATGAGAAGTAATTTAGACGATATGTTTTCAAGATTTACGTTTCGGtatttctctaaatttgtAACATTTGTGAGGAATTAGGTTATGAGATTTCTGTATGATGATCTtgttgaaatatcatcattAATCTAATAGGGTTAAGCCAAACAATCGTATGAGTTATGAGTgactatatttatgttaagaaaatgatttaggattTAGAAAAAACgttgagaaattttaggaatacaTTGCCTAGTATAAATACTTCTCCACCCTACTTAGttcatcatcccaagaaatcccAAGAAATATGGAGCAGTAGTATTCTGCAGAGTGTTTTGTaatcttctcgattggtcataataaagagtgcgagtgtttctcacatagagttgtgttcaacaatctggtatcagagcgaggttagCATAGGTTATttgatctcttggaattcttagtatgcttTGTGACTGCAACTCTGTCTGATCTTCCATATCAGAAATGATTTCTTGATATTagtagtgagtgagtttcttttgtgtcgtgagtagtCTGTGACTCTGCAAGTTTTATGTTGAAAGagtttgtttggtattactgaggcATAGCCAACACAATGAgtgatttccaaatcgttggaggaatcaagaaactcaaccacaacaactacaacacgtgggcaacatgcatgatgtcctatttacaaggacatgatCTTTGGGAGATCGTTGGCGAGTGCAAAACCACGCCGCCAGAAGAGGATTCTAACGGCgccttgcgcaaatggagaatcaaagcaggaAAAGCAATGTTTGTCTTGAAGACCACAATcggagaagagatgttagagcatattgggatgacaagacaccgaaagaagcatgggacacgttcgtgatgttgttctcaaagaagaacgatgCGAGACTACAACTTCTGGAGAACGAgttgttgtcaatttcacaacgtgacataacgattgctcagtacttccacaaggtCAAGTCGATCTGTCGggagattactgaactagacACAAAATCCGCAATTGAAGAAGATCGAATGAAGAGGATCATAATCCACGGATTGCGGCCAGAATATCGAAGCTTCATTATTGTTGTACAAGGATGACccactcaaccatcacttgtgGAGTTCGAAAACTTGTTAGCCAGCCAAGAAGCCATGGCTAAACAAATGGGAGGCATCACAttgaagggtgaagaagaagcactctacacaagTAAAAGTCGGAGCAATAATAGGTCGTCTACCAAACGTGGATacaatggtgacaaaagaagaagtcaCCAAGGAACTGCACAACCAGGGAGAGCTTGGAAGAACGATAACAATAACTCTCAAGGGAAGAGATTGGAAGGAATTTGCTACAATTGCAGGAAGAAGAGCCACATGTCCAGAGATTGttggtccaagaaaaaaaaatctgtcgAAAGCAATGTGGCATCCTCGAACatggaggtggaggaggaaTGGGATACAGAGGTACTATATGCCACAGAAGAAGATAAGATAGCACTCATGACGATGATGGGAGACCATATCGATTATGAGAATGATTGGATCATTGATCCAGGATGCTGAAGCCACATGATTGACAATTAGAGTGGTGCAATGGAAGCGGGGTGGCTCTTAGAGAAGGAAGCATTACCAGGCCTTGagcaaattgaaaaaattctTTTGACGGGAGAGCAAACTGAAGAAATTCTCCCACAGAAGATGggggagaaaattgaagaaattctacaATAGAAAACGGGGAGCAAACAATACACATTTGCTTAAGTGCTGATGTGCCTAAAAATCCAAGCGACACTGATCTTGGTAGgcaagaagtgactcaaccaCACAAACCtggtgaaaagaaaatggcacCTCAACGACTTAAACGATCTAAAAGAATCCAGAAGCCAAATCCAAAGTATGTCGATATAACTATTATAGATGACGAAG is drawn from Cucurbita pepo subsp. pepo cultivar mu-cu-16 chromosome LG09, ASM280686v2, whole genome shotgun sequence and contains these coding sequences:
- the LOC111802357 gene encoding uncharacterized protein LOC111802357 yields the protein MNSTALLHRGIAPTPPLPLSFRRNVSSSVHLVPNETVNKHDARRCTNNGIKIVCHVFNPKEPSSSHNHGFPLLNTKVAMQSLLCLPLDAAAEGETKDISANKRKALQELLANNPSGAEKIMKKLLQRYENDNMQTKYEATLAMVAILIHTGGVESLRNAIRYLNELEAWNNKPSDAKRILYRAVIYTLLESQIDAKTNWKTFSDQIGKGPKQS